The window TACCTTTTCCAAGGCTGACATAGCTTCTTTTTTTTCCTTTTGCCCCGGTCTTTTTATCCATCCTAAATTTCCATATGAACCCATTAAAACAACATCAAAGACCGTTGTCGGAAAATCCCAATCTACCGAACTTCTTTGCGGTACGTAGGCTATTCTTTTTCTTTGAGATTTATATGATTTTCCGAATATTTTTATTTCTCCCGATGCTATAGGAAGAATACCCATCATTGCTTTAAGAAGGGTGGATTTTCCGGCTCCATTGGGGCCGACTACAGCCTCCATTGCTCCTTGGGGTACGCATACATCTATGTCCCATAGTACAGGCTTTTCGCGGTAAGCCAAGGTAAGGTCTTCAACACAAAAAGCCGGAATTAAGTTCTCTTTTAAATGTTCTGCACCTGTATTCATAAAATCATCCTTTTAGAATAAATCTTTTATTTTTTTAAGGCATCTATTATCGTGTTTATATTATGGGTGAGCATTCCTATATATGTTCCTTCGAAGCTTCCTTCATCACCCATAGCATCCGAAAAAAGCTCTCCTCCGATTGAAACATCATAGCCTCTGGCTTTTACGGCCTCCTGCAAGGCTTTTACATTTTTTTCGGGAACCGAGCTTTCAACGAAGATGGCCGGAAGTTTTCTTTTTGTAATAAAATCTGCAAGCTCCTGTACGTCCTTTGCTCCTGCTTCGCTTACAGTACTTATGCCTTGCAGCCCCCTGACTTCAAAGCCGTAGGCTTTGCTGAAATAATTGAAGGCATCATGGGCCGTAACTAAAACCCTTTTTTCTTGCGGAATTTCGGAAGCTCTCTTTTTAATAAACTCATCAAGTTCGTTAAGTCTTGCAAGATAGAATTCATAATTTTCTTTAAAGACTTCTTTTTTTTGCGGAGCAAATTCCGCTAAGGTTTTATATACCGATTCCGTTGCATATTTCCATAGCTTTACATCAAACCAAACATGGGGATCGAATTCGGATTCCTCAAAGGGTAATAAATATTCTTTGGGAATGCTTTCGGCAACTGCTACGGTTTTGCGGGTAGAAGATATTTTTTGCAAAACTTCTCCCATCTTTGCTTCAAGATGAAGCCCGCTGTAAAAAATAATATCGGCTTTTTGAAGTTTTTCCATGTCTCCTGCACTTGCCCTGTAAAGGTGGGGATCTACTCCCGCACCCATAAGAGCTTGCACATTAACTTCATCTCCGCCGACAACTTTGGCTATGTCGGCAACCATGCCTATTGTTGCAGTAATTTTTATCTTACCTGAATCCTTGGCTTCATTCGTTGCTTCTGTTTTAGAACATGAGAAAAACACCGAACTTAATATGGTAAGTCCTGTTAAACATAAGACTATTAATTTTTTTGTCATTTCAAATCTCCTATTTTGATATATCAAAATTATGATTATAATATATAAAAAAATAAAGAAAATGTCAAGCTGAATCCCATTGACAAAGCTTTATAAAACAAGCAAAATAAGGTTTATGAGACTTTCTATTTATTCTTCATTTTTTATGAAAAAGTTTTTGTGTATATTTTGCTTTTTTCTTTCCGTCTTGTTGTGTTTTGCAGATTTTGCTTTTGACCTTAATCTTCAGCCGTATAAAAATGCGGAATTTTTTGCTGACGGCCTTAAAGTTGAATCTAAACTTATATCTTCCGATAAGACTCTGGGGCATTTGAGTTTTACTCTAAATGATACGACAACTTCACTTGTGATAAAAAAAGAAGGCTTCCGTACTCATAGTTTGGATTTAACATCGATAGAAAATAAAAAAGCCTTTGTTGTTCTTTCTCCCATAGATTCAAAATACGATGTAGTTAAAGTTTTTCCCACGGGAAGGAAACCTAAGAGCGTTACCTTCGTAAACGATAAAGCCGTTGCTGTAGCCCTTCTTGACGGTTCGGGGTTTGATTTGATAGATATTGAAACCGGAGAGACGAAGCGGATTTCTCCTCCAAAAGAATATGCCGAAA of the Treponema denticola ATCC 35405 genome contains:
- a CDS encoding metal ABC transporter ATP-binding protein, yielding MNTGAEHLKENLIPAFCVEDLTLAYREKPVLWDIDVCVPQGAMEAVVGPNGAGKSTLLKAMMGILPIASGEIKIFGKSYKSQRKRIAYVPQRSSVDWDFPTTVFDVVLMGSYGNLGWIKRPGQKEKKEAMSALEKVGMLEFAKRQISELSGGQQQRVFLARALVQNADLYFMDEPFQGVDAATEQAIVKLLKELKENGKTLLVVHHDLQTVKDYFDRVLLLNVRLIAEGSIEEVFTEENLRKTYGGRIAYNSEKK
- a CDS encoding metal ABC transporter solute-binding protein, Zn/Mn family, translated to MTKKLIVLCLTGLTILSSVFFSCSKTEATNEAKDSGKIKITATIGMVADIAKVVGGDEVNVQALMGAGVDPHLYRASAGDMEKLQKADIIFYSGLHLEAKMGEVLQKISSTRKTVAVAESIPKEYLLPFEESEFDPHVWFDVKLWKYATESVYKTLAEFAPQKKEVFKENYEFYLARLNELDEFIKKRASEIPQEKRVLVTAHDAFNYFSKAYGFEVRGLQGISTVSEAGAKDVQELADFITKRKLPAIFVESSVPEKNVKALQEAVKARGYDVSIGGELFSDAMGDEGSFEGTYIGMLTHNINTIIDALKK